In Vibrio chagasii, the sequence TCTGGCTCTGGCTCTGGCTCTGGCTCTGGCTCTGGCTCTGGCTCTGGCTCTGGCTCTGGCTCTGGCTCTGGCTCTGGCTCTTCAGAATGTGACTCATCATCAGATTCGTCAACTAAAAACTCTTCAGTTTCAAAGCTTTCATCACCTAATAGCGCAGTAAAGTAGTCATCTAGTGCTTGTTCACTCGATAGACCTGGTCTCGCTATTGTTGAATCTTTATTCTCGCTCATTTATCGCCAACCTTTCGAGATAAATAAGCAGCTGTTTATAAGCAAATACACCTCGGCTACCCGACGCAAAGTGAGAGGCTGGCAAGCGCTTTAAGCTTGCATCTCTAAACTTGGTATCAATCGGTACAGCTGATGTCCAAACTTGGTTTGGATAATCATCTTTCAGCTGCGTGAGAGTTTGCAGCGATGCCTTGGTTCGTTTGTCGTACATGGTAGGGACAATCGTCACCTTAAACGGTGTTTTACGAGACTTCTGCATAATGGTTAGCGTGCGAATCATGCGCTCTAAACCTTTCATCGCCAGAAACTCGGTCTGTACCGGAATCAAAATACGATCACTCGCCGCTAAGGCATTCACCATCATCACACCAAGAATTGGCGGACAGTCGATCAACACATAGTCGTAATCACCTTTCAACGCGGCCAAAGCACGCTTCAAGATTAATCCCATGCCGCTTCGATTTCCCATCACACGATCAAGTGTTGCCAGTGACATATGTGCTGGAATGATATCGATGCCTTCAACTTCGGTTTGTAACGTCAATGGTCTAACCGTCTGCGCAGAAAACTCACTAAGCTGAAACAGATCGAACAAGCTAGACTCCACCGTATCTGAGTCGTAACCCAGATAGGTGGTCAGTGATGCATGTGGGTCCGTATCAACCAGCAACACACGGTGCCCTTTTAGAGCAAGCAGGCCTGCCATGGTCACAGTCGTGGTTGTTTTACCAACACCACCTTTTTGGTTTGCAACACTCCAAACAATCATCGCGATTTACCTAAGCTAACCCAACTTCAACCAAGATCCGTTCCGCGATGCGGTCCAGAGGTAGGTCTTCGGTAGAAATGCCAGCTTTTGCTACAGCTTGAGGCATACCATATACAACACAGCTATCTTCATCTTGCGCCCAGACAGTCGAGCCCGCAGTTTTCAACATGCGTGAACCTTCACGACCATCTGCGCCCATGCCAGTCAGTATCATAGACAACACTTTGTCGCCGTAGATCTTAGCTGCAGAGCCGAAAGTCACATCGACACATGGTTTGTAATTCATGCGATCGCCGCCATCAATAATTCTTAGGCGAGCCGAACCTGCACGACCATCAACCATCATCTGCTTGCCGCCCGGAGCAAGGTAAGCAACACCAGGCTTCAACACGTCTCCGTCTTGAGCTTCGCGAACTTCGATCTTACACAAGGTGTTCAAGCGACTAGCAAAAGCCGCAGTGAAAGTCGCAGGCATATGCTGAACTAGCACAATCGGGTGCGGGTAGTTCGCAGGGATGCGCGTTAAAATCTTCTGTAGCGCAACAGGACCGCCAGTCGATGTGCCAATGGCAGTTAATTGATACTTTTTGCCCGAGGCTCTGAACTTCGCAGCGGTTGCTGCAGCAGGTCTAGCGGCTGGAGCAGCATTAGAAACCGGTTGACGCAATGGCGTTGATGTTGACGCTGTTGCTGTCACTCTAGGTGCAATTGGTGCACGACGCATGAAAGCACGTTTAGCCGCAATCTGAATCACACGCTGTTGAAGTAACGCAACGGCATCATCGCGGTTACGTGCGATGTCTTCGAACTTCTTAGGTAGGAAGTCTAAAGCACCTGCATCTAGAGCATCTAATGTCGCTTTAGCACCGTCATGCGTTAGCGATGAAAACATCAAAATAGGCGTTGGAGACGCCGCCATAATTTCACGAACGGCAGTGATACCGTCCATGACAGGCATTTCGATGTCCATGGTAATTACGTCAGGTCTTAGCTGTTTCGCTTTCTCTACCGCTTCCTTACCATTTACCGCAACATCGATGACTTCTAGGCGAGCCTCTGAATTGATGATCTCGCTTACTCGACGACGAAAAAAGCTCGAATCATCAACGACTAATACTTTAATCGCCATATTTATCCTTAAATTAAATTCTTGACGCAGCTGCGTACTGCTTCAACAAGTCCGGCACATCTAGAATCAATGCAATGTGACCATCACTTGTAATTGTTGCACCTGCCATGCCTGGCGTACCTTGCAACAGTTTATCAAGCGGCTTGATAACCACTTCTTCTTGACCGATAAGCGTATCAACAACAAAACCAACACGCTGGCTACCTAGTTGCACGATAACCACATGACCATGTCCTTTACGTAGCTCAACATCGCTGGCTTTCGGTGCAAGCCAGTTCTGCAAGTAGAACAGTGGAATCGATTTATCGCGAACGATGATGGTCAACTGGCCATCAACCACGTTAGTGCGGCTTAAATCTAGGTGGAAAATCTCGTTGACCGAAGCCAAAGGCAGTGCAAATGGGTGGCCAGAAACACCAACCATCAAGGTAGGTAGAATCGCTAGTGTCAGTGGAACCTTGATCGTAATCTTAGTGCCTTGCCCCATTTCAGAATCGATATCAATTGAGCCATTCAGTGTGTTGATCGCTGTTTTCACAACGTCCATACCTACACCACGACCAGAGATATCAGAGATCTGCTCTTTACTAGAGAAGCCTGGTGCGAAGATTAGGTTGAAACACTCTTTATTTGATAAACGAGAAGCAGCATCTTCATCCATCAGACCACGCTTGACCGCAATAGCACGAAGCTTATCTGGATCCATACCGCCACCGTCATCAACGATAGCCAGTTCAATGTGGTCACCCTCTTGAGAGGCAGACAGAATCACTTTACCGGTTCTTGATTTACCCGCCATCACTCGGTCTTCCGGCATTTCAATACCGTGGTCAACTGAGTTTCTCACCAAGTGAATCAGTGGATCCGCTAGCGCTTCTACTAGGTTTTTGTCTAGGTCCGTTTCTTCACCGCGCATCTCAAGAACGATGTCTTTTTTCAGGCTACGAGCAAGGTCACGGACAACTCGAGGGAAACGACCAAATACTTTCTTGATCGGTTGCATACGAGTCTTCATTACCGCACCTTGTAGGTCTGCAGTAACAACATCTAGATTAGAAACAGCTTTCGACATTTCTTCGTCGTTGCTGTTTAAACCAAGGCTAACCAATCGGTTACGAACCAATACCAATTCGCCAACCATGTTCATAATGGTATCCAGCGTAGAAGTATCAACACGAACGGTCGCTTCGGCTTGTTGCTTTTTAGCAGGCGCCTTCACTTCCGCTTTCGCAGGTGCACTTGGTGTAGGTTCAGCTTTAACTGCTACTGGAGCAGCTGGTTGCGGCTTAGGTGCAGCTTGTGGTGCCACTGGTTTCGCTTCTGCTGGCTTAGTTGCAGCATCAAGCTCTTCAGCCGATGGACCGTTGCCTGAACCATGTAATTGGTCAAGTAACTTCTCAAACTCTTCGTCTGTCATCAGGTCATCGCCTTCAGACATCGCCGAAACTGGAGCAACAGGAGGAGCTGGCGGTGGTGGAGGCGTCGAACCCGCACTTGTCGGGCTGTTACCCGCGCCATGCAGTTCGTCCAATAACTTTTCGAATTCGTCGTCAGTGATATCACCACTATCAACCACAGGTTGTGGTGCAGCTGGTGCTGGCGGCGGTGTTGGAGCCGCAGATGACGTTGGTGAACCACCTTTACCATGAAGTTCATCAAGCAGACGCTCAAATTCATCTTCAGAGATATCGTCTACTGAAGAAGCGCTGATGCTTGAGCTTTCAACGACCGGTTCAGGTTCAACAGCGATAGGCTCAGGGATAACAGGTGCAGGCGCTTCTACTGGTGCAACTTCGTCCGCTGACTCTGGCTTACAGAGACGGTGAAGCTCATCCAATAATGCTTGATCTGCTGGCACTAAAGGTTCCTGATCTTGCACGGCTTGGAACTGTGTATTAACAGTGTCTAGCGCCTGCAGCATAGTATCCATCAAACCTGATGTTACGCTGCGTTGGCCATTGCGTAGAATGTCGAACACATTCTCGGCACCATGACAAGTATCCACCAGTTCAGTTAATGCTAGGAAACCAGCACCACCTTTTACTGTATGGAAACCACGGAAAATAGCATTTAATAGGTCTTTGTCGTCAGGGTTATTCTCAAGTTCTACCAGCTGCTCTGATAGAAGCTCAAGGATCTCTCCTGCTTCGACTAAAAAGTCCTGAAGAATATCTTCGTCTAAATCGTAGCTCATACGTTACCTTTAAAATCCAAGACTGGATAACAAATCGTCGACTTCATCTTGAGAAGCAACAGCGTCTTCGCGCTCTTCTGGATTCATGATTGGTCCTTCTGGAGCAATCGATGCTTTCTTCTCTGATTTCGGAGTTGGCTCAATCTGATTCGCACCAAATACGGTGAGAATCTCAACCAAGCGCCCTTCAACCTCATTCACCAAGGTAATAACTTTGCTAATTATCTGCCCAGTTAAATCTTGGAAATCCTGAGCCATCAAGATTTCAGTCAGTTGCCCACGTAGTTCGGTACTATCGCCCTCTACTTGGACAAGCAATCCATCAATGCGGTGACATAAAGCTTTAAATTGTGCCAGCTCAATGCGGCCATGCATCAGTTCATTCCATTGAGGCCTTACTTGAAGTAAACACTCGTGTAGGTTGTCTGCGATTGGCATACAGCGATCGACAGCATCCATCGTTTTATTTGCCGCAACTTCCGTTTTATCAATGACATACTGAAGGCGATCCCTTGCATCAGGGATTTC encodes:
- a CDS encoding chemotaxis response regulator protein-glutamate methylesterase, which gives rise to MAIKVLVVDDSSFFRRRVSEIINSEARLEVIDVAVNGKEAVEKAKQLRPDVITMDIEMPVMDGITAVREIMAASPTPILMFSSLTHDGAKATLDALDAGALDFLPKKFEDIARNRDDAVALLQQRVIQIAAKRAFMRRAPIAPRVTATASTSTPLRQPVSNAAPAARPAAATAAKFRASGKKYQLTAIGTSTGGPVALQKILTRIPANYPHPIVLVQHMPATFTAAFASRLNTLCKIEVREAQDGDVLKPGVAYLAPGGKQMMVDGRAGSARLRIIDGGDRMNYKPCVDVTFGSAAKIYGDKVLSMILTGMGADGREGSRMLKTAGSTVWAQDEDSCVVYGMPQAVAKAGISTEDLPLDRIAERILVEVGLA
- a CDS encoding chemotaxis protein CheA; its protein translation is MSYDLDEDILQDFLVEAGEILELLSEQLVELENNPDDKDLLNAIFRGFHTVKGGAGFLALTELVDTCHGAENVFDILRNGQRSVTSGLMDTMLQALDTVNTQFQAVQDQEPLVPADQALLDELHRLCKPESADEVAPVEAPAPVIPEPIAVEPEPVVESSSISASSVDDISEDEFERLLDELHGKGGSPTSSAAPTPPPAPAAPQPVVDSGDITDDEFEKLLDELHGAGNSPTSAGSTPPPPPAPPVAPVSAMSEGDDLMTDEEFEKLLDQLHGSGNGPSAEELDAATKPAEAKPVAPQAAPKPQPAAPVAVKAEPTPSAPAKAEVKAPAKKQQAEATVRVDTSTLDTIMNMVGELVLVRNRLVSLGLNSNDEEMSKAVSNLDVVTADLQGAVMKTRMQPIKKVFGRFPRVVRDLARSLKKDIVLEMRGEETDLDKNLVEALADPLIHLVRNSVDHGIEMPEDRVMAGKSRTGKVILSASQEGDHIELAIVDDGGGMDPDKLRAIAVKRGLMDEDAASRLSNKECFNLIFAPGFSSKEQISDISGRGVGMDVVKTAINTLNGSIDIDSEMGQGTKITIKVPLTLAILPTLMVGVSGHPFALPLASVNEIFHLDLSRTNVVDGQLTIIVRDKSIPLFYLQNWLAPKASDVELRKGHGHVVIVQLGSQRVGFVVDTLIGQEEVVIKPLDKLLQGTPGMAGATITSDGHIALILDVPDLLKQYAAASRI
- a CDS encoding ParA family protein; amino-acid sequence: MIVWSVANQKGGVGKTTTTVTMAGLLALKGHRVLLVDTDPHASLTTYLGYDSDTVESSLFDLFQLSEFSAQTVRPLTLQTEVEGIDIIPAHMSLATLDRVMGNRSGMGLILKRALAALKGDYDYVLIDCPPILGVMMVNALAASDRILIPVQTEFLAMKGLERMIRTLTIMQKSRKTPFKVTIVPTMYDKRTKASLQTLTQLKDDYPNQVWTSAVPIDTKFRDASLKRLPASHFASGSRGVFAYKQLLIYLERLAINERE
- a CDS encoding protein phosphatase CheZ — encoded protein: MISLEQAKKLVELLENDEQQDADSLVRSIYEDNFSLQDNPMLQEIGSLTRDLHDSLTQFNFDERISVIANDEIPDARDRLQYVIDKTEVAANKTMDAVDRCMPIADNLHECLLQVRPQWNELMHGRIELAQFKALCHRIDGLLVQVEGDSTELRGQLTEILMAQDFQDLTGQIISKVITLVNEVEGRLVEILTVFGANQIEPTPKSEKKASIAPEGPIMNPEEREDAVASQDEVDDLLSSLGF